A portion of the Lolium rigidum isolate FL_2022 chromosome 1, APGP_CSIRO_Lrig_0.1, whole genome shotgun sequence genome contains these proteins:
- the LOC124685395 gene encoding U1 small nuclear ribonucleoprotein 70 kDa-like, producing the protein MGDYGNAMMRGNPDGGVQGRPKGVARANVQQLKLMGQGHPTGLTPNLLKLFEARPPLEHKPPVEKRKLPAYTGMAQFVSRFAEPGDPEYAPPVPTCETKAEKKDRIRKLKLEQGAAKVAEELQKYDPQGDPNTTSDPYKTLFVARLNYETSESRVKREFEAYGPIKRVRLVTDKGTHKPRGYAFIEYMHTRDMKNAYKQADGRKLDNNRVLVDVERGRTVPNWRPRRLGGGLGSSRIGGGSADQKPSAREQPSAGRPRSEEPKRDDRRTDRDREKSSEKVRERDRSEKPRERSHDRMRERDSREERHRHRDRDRTRDRDRDRGRDREKDHGRDRDRRDRDRDRDRGRDHDREVRGRSHDRQRERGRDRERDHGHANHERERTRLHDRDADYANGEPKHERSLADYGQDYGYNQPEQHKNHEAYGYGQDGRGHETERSKQLEFEYYKVQPNTEPEGPEEGEAYEEGDYQYYQAAEEHKTET; encoded by the exons ATGGGCGACTACGGCAACGCGATGATGCGGGGTAACCCGGACGGTGGCGTACAGGGCCGTCCCAAGGGAGTGGCCCGCGCCAACGTCCAGCAGCTGAAGCTC ATGGGACAGGGTCACCCGACAGGGCTCACTCCGAATCTGCTGAAGCTGTTCGAGGCCCGTCCGCCGCTCGAGCACAAGCCGCCCGTCGAGAAGCGCAAGCTGCCGGCTTACACGG GGATGGCGCAGTTTGTATCGCGGTTTGCGGAGCCTGGGGATCCAGAGTATGCTCCGCCTGTCCCAACCTGCGAGACTAAG GCCGAAAAGAAGGATAGAATCCGAAAACTTAAGCTTGAGCAAGGTGCAGCTAAGGTTGCTGAAGAACTTCAGAAAT ATGACCCACAAGGTGACCCCAACACCACTTCAGATCCATACAAAACACTCTTCGTTGCAAGACTT AACTATGAGACATCTGAAAGTAGGGTTAAGCGGGAGTTTGAAGCTTACGGGCCAATTAAAAGG GTACGGCTCGTAACTGACAAAGGTACACATAAACCTAGAGGATATGCATTCATTGAGTATATGCATACTCGAGATATGAAAA ATGCGTACAAGCAAGCAGATGGGAGAAAATTGGACAACAATAGGGTACTAGTTGATGTGGAACGTGGTAGAACTGTTCCTAATTGGCGCCCCAGGAGATTAGGCGGTGGACTTGGATCAAGCAGAATTGGTGGTGGAAGTGCTGACCAGAAGCCCTCTGCTAG GGAGCAACCGAGTGCTGGACGCCCCAGATCAGAAGAGCCTAAGAGGGATGATCGCCGTACAGATAG GGATCGTGAGAAGTCTTCTGAAAAGGTACGGGAAAGAGATCGCAGTGAGAAACCCCGGGAGCGCTCCCATGACCGAATGCGTGAGCGTGATTCAAGGGAAGAGAGGCACCGCCATAGAGACCGGGACAGGACTCGGGACAGGGATAGGGACCGAGGAAGGGACCGTGAGAAAGACCATGGGCGGGACCGTGATCGTCGTGATAGAGATAGAGACAGGGACCGTGGTCGGGATCATGATAGAGAGGTCCGTGGTCGTTCTCATGACCGTCAACGCGAGAGAGGCAGGGATCGCGAGAGAGATCACGGGCATGCAAATCACGAACGTGAACGCACTCGCTTGCATGATAGGGATGCTGATTATGCCAATGGTGAGCCAAAGCATGAGAGAAGCTTAGCTGATTATGGGCAGGATTATGGCTATAACCAGCCTGAGCAACACAAAAATCACGAGGCATACGGTTATGGTCAAGATGGGCGTGGGCATGAAACTGAACGCTCGAAGCAACTTGAGTTTGAGTACTATAAGGTGCAACCAAACACAGAACCTGAAGGCCCTGAGGAAGGTGAGGCCTATGAGGAAGGTGACTACCAGTATTACCAAGCAGCAGAAGAGCACAAGACTGAAACTTGA